A single window of Nitrospiria bacterium DNA harbors:
- a CDS encoding dodecin family protein codes for MPDSVYKVIELVGTSNESWEAAAKTAVERAAKHLRDLRVAEVVELDMQMKDGKVDTYRAKVKVSFKYESGS; via the coding sequence ATGCCGGATAGCGTTTACAAGGTGATCGAGCTGGTCGGAACGAGTAATGAATCGTGGGAAGCGGCAGCTAAAACGGCCGTTGAGAGGGCGGCGAAACACCTTAGAGATTTAAGGGTTGCCGAGGTCGTAGAACTCGATATGCAGATGAAGGACGGCAAGGTCGACACCTACCGGGCAAAAGTAAAGGTCTCCTTCAAGTACGAAAGTGGTAGCTGA